A region from the Medicago truncatula cultivar Jemalong A17 chromosome 6, MtrunA17r5.0-ANR, whole genome shotgun sequence genome encodes:
- the LOC25495228 gene encoding uncharacterized protein, whose translation MATLLSSSSLHSIRLSSSTIPSSSSTSSHSLQFCNFPCHPRMKALSIKNKNRCLSVTKAVEDETQQEQEQVVTDVEQQQQQTSVTSEQPSVVVPISPSDTLTMLFQAEGTLNETAVPPLRKALEETEGVKNLKVNVFEGLATLELEKQTTIQATGVASSLVEIIQGLGFKLQTLNLSFDDEDAAAVDDEDVAAFA comes from the exons atgGCCACACTACtttcatcttcatctcttcACTCAATTCGTCTCTCTTCTTCTACAAtcccttcttcatcttctacttcttctcatTCCCTTCAATTTTGCAATTTTCCATGCCACCCTCGCATGAAGGCACTCTCAATCAAGAATAAAAACCGTTGTTTATCTGTGACCAAAGCAGTGGAAGATGAAAcacaacaagaacaagaacaagttGTTACTGATGTtgaacaacagcaacaacaaacaTCAGTAACCTCGGAGCAACCATCTGTTGTTGTTCCTATTTCTCCATCTGATACTCTCACCATGCTCTTTCAG gCAGAGGGAACATTGAATGAAACAGCTGTTCCACCTTTGAGAAAAGCTTTAGAG gAGACAGAGGGTGTTAAAAATTTGAAGGTCAATGTATTTGAGGGACTCGCAACTCTAGAG TTGGAAAAGCAGACAACAATTCAAGCTACAGGAGTGGCTTCTAGTCTGGTAGAAATCATACAAGGTTTAGGCTTCAAATTACAGACATTAAATCTCAgttttgatgatgaagatgctGCAGcagttgatgatgaagatgttgcAGCATTTGCCTAG